AAAACGGAATACACTCCGCAGTCGCCGGCATTAAGCCGCTTAAAGCGCTGCTTTCGGACTTTCCCGCTGGCAAGCAATTTAATGCCTGACAACGGAACCAAATTAAAGCtgtcaaatgaaattaaatgcccCAGTGACAAATACAAATGCCGCAGCTGACAATTCAGTGGCAGCAAAACGCACTTCAAGTACCTGTCACGTGTGCGggccaaataaaattgaaatttacatcAGCAACAGTGGCAGAGGACTCTATGCAGGAGTACCCCATTTTGTATTTGCCCCAGCAGGAACAACAGCAGAAATGGCGatggatgaggaggaggaggaggagcaggaggagacCCATTCCCCGCGGAGGCGAAAGGTGAATGGGTATATTGACATTGCATGACTTGACGCGACTTAAGTACGCCGTagtacagcagcagcaacatcattgAAAAATGTGTCTAAGTGAATCGTCTGTTGACATCTGCCACTCCTCCCATGACATCCTTCGCCGGCTGACACCCCTCCCAGCAAACCGCGATCCTGGCAGGACTTGCTCGTGCGCTAACTGATTAAAGTTAATATGCACTCATATTGGATTATGAGTGCTGTCAAATGGGTTCTGCCCTGTTCTGTTCCGTTTCGATCCGCACTGGAGTGTCTGTGCGGCGGGCACAAAGTGGAGGCACTCAAGTCGAAGGCCAAAGGAATAGGCCAACCCACACCGAATCAAGAACCTTAGGAACCCATACCATACCACACCATGCCATACTGAACCAGAACAACTTGGAGCGCGTTCGCTGGATTCGCGCCATTTTTGGCACTCTGTCGGGACGTCGCGCCAATTTATGAGCACAGCCCACTCCGCCCATTCCCAAGGCCACGCCCCCGGGCCCTCGGCCCCTGGCGGCATTGCCCTCACCTACACCATTAATCATTGTACATCAAACGGGAGCGAAGAGTGCGCTGGAGAAATACGCATAAATAAGTATAGACATAAATTATATACACACGCATAAATGTGTCATGTCTGTGCCGCGTGTacgcatatgtacatatgtatacgtatacgtatacgtatgtatgtgtgtgtgtgtgtgtgggaacACGTGGCACTATGGGCCAAAACAACTCATTACCAACTGGAAAACGGAGGTGTAGTTTTGCAATCGTTCTTTATTGGGGAAAACAGGTGCGTCGCATTATCTATGGGTATTATTTTGAACTTTGAATCGAAAGGGTTTATGAAATCGAATTCCTAGAAACCCTAAATACTCTATTATAACCATATAACCATGTATTATAACCATTTTATCTATGTAAAGCACCATCAGTTGTATTTTCCTTAATATTGGAAATATGTCATAAACATAAGCCGTTCTAGGAAgtgaaatacatatattgttataaaatatcaaaatattgtAACTATTGTATTTCCTTGAGCATCTTTGACAACTGCAAAAAAGAGGACACCACTCGAAAGGATGCTCTTCTTTTAGATAAAGAAACCAGTTGGACTAACTTTGTGTAGCGCATCCTCACCCTTGAACTTGAGAAGAGTTATGAGGCGACTCTGTATACTCAAAACTcatgtaattatttaaaacaatgtgATTATCAGGCCATTAGGAATAGTTAAAATCGAAtaacttttcatttatttaaaagtgttcAATTCAGTTAATTATTTACTATAGATATGTGTAATTTTAgcatttacaaatatatataaattgtcTTGAAGCTGTCATTGCTTAGGCCTGATTtcttgcaatttatttaaagtctTTGTGTAATAATTACAGGTCTTAATGCTAATTCGTTGGCCCAGAGCGCCCCTCGCATTTCTTATGGCTTCAACTTCCTGCCAAAGTTCCAGCTGAGCCCTGGCTCATATTTGCCTTTTCCCCAGCTAATTACCAAAAAATTGCGGTTTGCGCAACGCTGCCTTCTAATTCGCTGTCGACATCcaattcgtttcgttttcttgGCGCTCCTCGTTTTCGATTTGCAACGCATTACGAAATGTCGCCgacaaagtgaaataaaaatcagataATGTAGATTTTCACAATCGGGATAGGGCTACTACGGGTACTCCGCGTACTCTGGGTTTTCCGGGCTTTCCGGGTATTCCGGCGCCTGTCAGCTGGCAGTTTTCCTTTGCCAGCTGGCAGCCGGCTGACGGGAATTCCCGAAAAGTCACAGGGCCTACAATGGCAGTGAAAAATTGAGTTAGCGATAGCAGGAAGGCCAACGACAGAACAACGCGCCGAACAGAGGAGCAAAGCTTTTAAGGCTGTTAAGTTAATGTCGCTTTACGATGTGCCTCCTCCAAGAAGGGGGTATTCCGGATCTGGGTTCACCAGGGCCACGCTGAGGGTGGGGGTATGGGTGGTTGTGGGGATAAGGATGAGGATGTAAAAGGGGGTGACCCACACACCCATCGGAAGAGCACCTCATCCGCCGGCGAGACAATTGTTTTCGCCAAGTCAAAGATGTAAGGCAAATGGCCTGAAGGCACTGTATTTTCATTAGGAGTGCCaccatcaaattaaatataaattatctattcatttatttgttattttcaacttttttatgtaatataaataaaaaatgtatgttgaAACTATCTTTACTGAATGTTAGCATTATGGAGAAATCTAAAAACTCTACAATACAAAACTCTACAATCACGTTAACTGAATGAATAAAAGTGTTGGGAAGgacataatatattttaaatataatatttattacagatcgcaataaaagtatatagttttacattttaaaattatgccTATGTCTTTATGATTGGTATCTAAAGCATATATAGTATGATAAATCTATACTACTTTTTATAGAATCGCATATTGATTCCCGATTGTTTCtcttataaatttaaagcatTGCAGTTAAAGAATTTGACATAAAAGTTCCTTAAAGCAAGCCGAAAATTCTTAGTTAGATAACCATAAATGGTAAACTGTCCTGCAAGTAAACTTGACACCAAAGGGGATATTTGCGTGCTGTTCACAGCAAATTCGTTTGCAGTTTGAATAAACTTGGATCCTCGTTCGAGGGAATAGCAATACTTTCGGTGTTGATCCTGGACTTGGCAAAGGTCCAGCACTCACCTTTAAATGGCCCACTTTCCCAGCCCAGCGGCCATTCAACAGGCGCTCGGCCGGAGTCAAAGTGTAGTGACATTTAACGgaaatgaagaaaatttttctcatttcctTTGAGTGAGGCGGTAGtgcccaggagcagcaggaccagaaccagaaccataaccataaccagcaccagaagcaacagcagctggaggagcgcagaaacaaaggccaaagccaaaggaCTTAAAGTCCGAGTTGGCTTAAATGAAGTTGCATTTTAGCTGGCTGCTGAAGTGAAATTATGCGGGTTGCGCTGAAAAGTGTGCCATAATTTGTGGCCAGGAGCTGGTTCACCGTGTCATCGGCCAGACAGCGTCAACAGTGTCATTATTGTCATATTATTACCGCCTTCAGCCCGATCTTCTCAACGCCCTTCGTGCCTCGCTCGTCCTGGCAAAGTTAAGCTTGTATGGAGTAAAGTTTCCTAAGTACTTGGGACAAGGCTTGGCTTGGCGTCGTCGACAATGATGACTACGAGGATGTCGGATTCAGTGCCACTGCtcctgccactgctgctgctctccaGCCAACCCAACTGGCTGTCTGTCATCCGTAGCTCACCGTAGCTCACCGCCACAACAGCGACATGTTCTGCTGCAGTTATGCGGCAAGTTGTCTCCAGAATATTACCACCTGCTCCCCTCCAGCGTCACGTGTAAGTGGCACGAACCCTGCCATGGCGCCACCGAGCTACCCCCTCCGCCCAGTGATGTTCCAAGCAGCCAAGCCAAGTCaagccaaccaaccacccacctgGCCACACGTACGTAATTGTCGCAAAAACTTTGCGTTAAGAAAATTATAGAAGGAATGTGCAGCGGAAATTCATGGCTGGTTAAACTTTTTACATGGAGGCGGTGCGAGTAGATAATGCAAAGCGGTGCAAAACTGCTGACCAGGTGAGTGGGGGAATCCCAGCGAGGGAGAGCTGGCGAAGCTGGTTAAACAAAGGGAAATGGAAACTAGTTTAAATCGCTACGTTAATTAGTTGATCTGGGGTTGCGCTGCATTCGCGAAAAACAAGAGCGTGCTACGTGATAATTgctaaaagaaaatgtttcgGCAGATTAGCTCGCAGATTTTATGCGGTTCAAGCAAAGTTCTAGAAGTTCTTCAATTTTCGAAGAAAAGTATTGAAGATACCATTTCAGCTTTTGAGTAGCGATGAATTGTGGAACTAcaggatacacacacacacacacacacacacacagccacgcACATGCGTTTAGATGTGTGGACTCCCATACAAGCACAGCCGTAAGAGGTCCTTCTGCCTTGCCTGCTTTTATGTTACTCCAACTTCGGTCTGCCGCTGCTACATTTTTGTCTTAAATGATtgccataaaaaataagtgCACATTATTGTTACAGCAGGGCCGAAGACTAAGGAAGTGAGTGAGAGAGAGGGCGAACAGGGCGGACAGAGACGGAGTGAGTTCGGCGTTCAGAGGCACTTTGCAGTCATCCATACGCTGAGTGTAACAAAtgattttcccagcttttttgCATTATCAGCTTTTGAGAGCAGCGCCAGGAAACCCTTAAGCGATTTACATGGCTAAACGGCTAAATAACTAACTTTTTGTAGGATGAAAACAATCCACAATTTTTCTGCATCAAAACTTCGTATGGATGTTTTTCGCATTGAAATCATCTGTTTGGAGCATATAATGCATATAATGATTTAAAGTTCgcattgtaatatatatttttttcccagtgATTGCCACTCCACTATACTCACTCCATACTTACCTTATGAACTTTAAGCGCACTTCTATTTATACCTTCTGTTACATGAGCACTTTGcaaatatgcacatatatatttttagaacatTTCATGTTTGATAACCCCAAGGGGAACAGCAGCCAGctcattttcaatattttcgcaatttaatattcataacATTCAACCCCTTCGTTATTCTtggctatttttaaacacGCTCCCAGTGGCCCTTCCCTCGCAGAATGAGTAACGCGTACCCTGGCATTTGGCAATGATTTCCGCTTTTCGATGGTATTGCACTGCGGAAGGGATGGATGCCAGGGCAAGGAAATTAGAGGTGCAGGCGAAAACAAGGGCATAAATAAAGGGAGGCGAGTGGATGGGACTCTCGGGACCCAAGGCCCCGTAGGTGGCAATTCAGCAGAGGTGAAACAGGAATCTGGATGCAGGTACAAAGGGTCATTTGGCCAGTCAATCGCCGGACTACGGCACGGAATTGAATGTCATTTCCCTGAATGTCATTTTCCAAGCCGATGCGATGGCTGTGATCCTACCAGGAAAATGACATTCAATTCCTTTTGCCAGTTGTTACCAAGTATTCTGGATAGTCGGCCTGTTCCcagcattacgcatacgccgtgtggtgCACCAATGTGTCCGGTTACTAAACCATAAATGACTATTATTTTCCCGCAATCCTGTGCATACGTTGGATACTTGGGAATACTTTCAATTTGGCATGGactaaaaatgcaaatgaaaaaagcGTAAACGccatattgctcatacgcactgttggcaaccagcaaactgcaaactgcagtgCTCTGTTTTAAAGTCAACAGCAAAAGAAGAAATGTGTGACAGAGAGCGCTGCTAAATAAATTTGCTGgaataaatcaatataaacaaaacgaattaaaatcataaatgaaaatcaaatttgaaatcacttttattttttctctcaATTTCCTTTCACACACACTCGTGGGAGtatgcacatgcacatgcacatcTCTTTGTTCAagccataaattaattaaaaacaatacaGAAGGCATAGGAAAACAACGCTTTTCGGTATATCCATGGCTGTTTTGCAGCTCTGCAGTTACTTAGTTTGCACAATGGCCTCTGCCGACATCGCGGTCGACGTCGTCTAAGTGCAATCGATATATGCTAATAAAACTGtcccacacactcgcactaaaaaaagcacacacacttcaACTGACACTTTTGGGGTTATATTATACACAATATATTGGAAACGAGAGCGGAAATCGCTGTACAAAAAAATCTGCGTGGGCGGACATCGAAACGTACTCGAAATCGGCGATAAAGACACTCACCTACAAAAAAAACCCACTCGTTGTTCTAAAACAAACACGAGGCGCCTCGACTATGAGATACCCCTTAGAAGTTGGGCTTTTTTTAGTTAAAtgataatatttgataataataagttaaatgataaataaatcaatcCCAGATCCAACACCGGCTAAGAAGCATCGTTTGTATCAGcaactcagctagtggaatATGGCGGGGCATGGCGGAATCTCTGGCGGGATTTTTGGCGGGATTTCTGGCGGGACATTGTGGGATATGTCGGCACATGGCAAGATTTTTGGAGGGATCCTTGTGGGGACATGGCGGGACTAGGCGGGATTCGATCTGTCGGGACACGCCAGGACCTCCGGGGACATAACGGGACATGTCAGTTTTGGGcgttggagtgggcgtggcaatatGGGTCAATAAACTTGCACTGCGCCTATGtttctagaatctgtatggCTAAACTCAACtctctagcttttatagttcatacggacagaagGACAGCCGGACATATGGCCAGATCGATTTGGCTAtcgatcctgatcaagaatatatactttatatggtcggaaacgcttccttctgcctgttacatgcgtatcaacgaatctagtataccctttcactctacgagtaacgcgTATAAATATGTTAGTAATGTATATAGCAATGTATTACAACAATTTAACTTAAATTATCGCTTCTGTGAGTAATATTGTGTTGTTGCTTCTAAAATGAATCCATTACCTGGAATTACCTAGATTAATGAATTAAACTCGATATACTTACCATTTTCTTAAAAACTAGCACTCAATTTAAAATCGCGTTTGTTTCTCACAAAACTCTAATCGCAGGTGACCCGCGAATTTATAAACGGAATCTGTTAGTCCATTTtgtttctattattattatattatcaATTATAAGTATATTATCATTATATTATTAGCTATGCTGGCCTAAGCTgcctaaatatttatgtatttatttacataccaAAAAATCCCCATTTGAATTGCTATTTTTGGCTATTTGTGTGGGGAACTTGAAGCCCCCGATTGAAAGACATTAATTTCGTTCAGCCGTCTGATGGTTGGATGTGGATCTCGGCCCCACCACCTCCCCCGTTTTTCCTAGCCCAGTGACACCCCTTTTTTGCTCGACATCTGGGGGTTTCCTAGCTCAGAGCCGCGTGCGATCACGAAGCGCATAAATGGCATTTGACACGTGACAGAAATGctcaattttaatatttgcaccACTGTGTTTTGGGCCACAGCTTCCTTCTGTctatctgtgtgcgtgtgtatttgtgtgtggtGCGCATTAGTGTGTGTATCGCCGTGGTGgccagtgtgtgtgctttggTTAAAGTGAATTTCATTTGGATTTCTGCGGACCGCTATTGTTTCTTCGGTATCATTTGCCCAATGCCAATGGTCTAcgactatatacatatgtatgcttGCCATGTATATAGCCAAGCAGGCATATAGCCAGGATGCTAGAGGATTCCAGTTTCTAGCTACCCCCCATCAATGTCCCGTCAATGGGTATCCACTGGATTGGCGctctttaaatttgtttgccccGCATGTGCGGACACTTTGCTCAATTGATGCGACATAATAACTGCCGGCAAccagttttggccaaagtcGGGACAGTTTCCTCTGCCATCGCTGGACCTGGGCCCCCATCAACTTTTGACTGCCCATTAAATATTATGGCAATGCAAACGAAtcaacaaagccaaacaacacGGCCTACATACAGCCAACGAAAATCAACAGCGGCAATCATTGGACGggtattttgcatatttggccatttttggctATTTCTGGCGACGTGACggcaaataaaacttaaatgaaaattaaactATGCAAATACAAGCAAATTTTGTGGGTGAAAGGCGGGACAGGGTTGCGGATTTCGACAGGATTCCGTTGGCCTGCTGGCGTTTGAATTGCCGTAGAGCGTCTGGTCATTTGCCAATCAGTCTGAAACTCAAAAATGAATTGGGTTTTCTATCCGCGCCCCCTCTGCCACCTGAGCCATTGTAGATTATTCCGATTAAGTGATAGACTGGCATACATATATCGAAATTATCGATGATGGTTGATATTATCGATGATGACTGAATTCGGCATCGCTAGTATTgcgttttggtttttgaacGAGATTTATGGCAGTATTGCTTTCTTGTGTTTTgaagatttaattttaatttaatactaAGATCATgcatgaatttttaattttcaatgagggaaattaaattggaatAAGTTTAAATCGAATGTATCGATTTTATCGGTAAAGGGCATTAGCGATAGCATACAGTATGTTTTCTCAACACAAGCTTCCCGTAGATTAGCGttatcaaaattattcaacCCCAAAATCAAAGACATTAGGCAGTTGCCTAAAAAGTGGTGATGTGGTGTGggatataaatttaataactttaaaattttttaaaccgAATTACTAATTTTGTATACTAATAATTACTTCGATAGTGCCACGAATGAAATCGAACTATGTGCGACTGCTCTAGTGTTAGAATCTTCTGCCGCCGGAGACCTCATTGCATACTGGCGAATGTGAGTGAATTCCAGCGACGTCGATAGAGCGATGTTCCTGACACGGTTTTCTGGTCCTTACTAAAGGGCCCGGAATTTGCATCGTTCTGGACAGTGTTTCTGTTGGCATGTCCATGGCCTGCCTGCGCCTGCTCATGTTCCTGGCGCTTGAAGTGACCCTGGCTCTGGTTGCGGATACTGCCGGTCGCCTGAAGCCCGCTTGCAGATTTGCTCGTGGGGATGGGATCATCGAAGAAGCCTTCGTAGAGCACAAAATTGTTGCCCTGCGGAATGGTGCGGACCAGGTCGTAGTGCTTGGCCATGAAGGCCAGCATCTTATTGGACGGTCGGTCCACGGAGCACTTCTGCGGTGACCAGCCCTGCTTCTCCAGCATCCATTCGAAGAGCAGCTTGCCCTGGCCGCAGCGCTGGCGACTCTCGTGCACATAAAAATCCAGAATGGCTGGCGTTTTATTGAACCTTCGGTAGCAGCCCCCCTGGTCGAAGACAAAGAGGTCCTTGGTGCCGACCTTAAGCAGCCCGGTGATTGCCCAGTGTCCCGCCGCTTTGTCCGCCATTAGATATACCACCTGGTCGGGAGCCAACTTTTCGGCGGAGGTCACTGCATGGCGGAGCCCCTGCGCGTCCGCCGACAACTTGCCCATGACGTTTAGGATTTCGCTAAGccggcagctgctcctcgtcGGTTGTCCCCGATTCGTGTGGGGGTAAGGTCTACATGGGGCGTCATTGGGACTCAGCGAGTGCGCCTGCACCCGGATGATCGACTGCGGAAAGAGGTGCTTGATATCAAAGGCGAACTCCACCATCCTGGTCTGGATTTAGGACTTGAATAATTCTCAGGGTATTCCGACTCACACTCGAACTTGATTAAAAAACATTCAGACTATACCTTTGACTTTGGAACAAAGCTAATCGCATAGCTTGCTGTGATAGCTTTTTCTGGGGGTGAAACTTGGGGTCTCGAACTATTTCAAAATACCATTACACATGCCTCAAAAATGTAACGATTCATTGATCTGGTGCGATGCATAATTTAATATCTCATCAAAAAAGGGACATGCCGGAGCCAAGGATCAAAGACATTGCTAGAAACTAAGCAACTCGATGAAGCATAAGGACAAAAGGATGGAGCCACCGAGTTTATTGAGAACAATATACCTTTTCAAGGACGTTTCCCCAATCGATCATGACGGCAACCAACCAGGAAAAGAATCGAATGACAGTAAAATAATAGAATTATAAGAGCTTCCACTCACTTAAGTAAAAACCAGGAGTAatacctaagcatatttataGTAGTTTAAATCTAAAGAGATTTAAAACtacaatcaaatattaaattatattaaatccTTGTTTACCAGCTAAGCAAATGTACCAAA
This Drosophila simulans strain w501 chromosome X, Prin_Dsim_3.1, whole genome shotgun sequence DNA region includes the following protein-coding sequences:
- the LOC6726489 gene encoding alpha-tubulin N-acetyltransferase 2, which translates into the protein MVEFAFDIKHLFPQSIIRVQAHSLSPNDAPCRPYPHTNRGQPTRSSCRLSEILNVMGKLSADAQGLRHAVTSAEKLAPDQVVYLMADKAAGHWAITGLLKVGTKDLFVFDQGGCYRRFNKTPAILDFYVHESRQRCGQGKLLFEWMLEKQGWSPQKCSVDRPSNKMLAFMAKHYDLVRTIPQGNNFVLYEGFFDDPIPTSKSASGLQATGSIRNQSQGHFKRQEHEQAQAGHGHANRNTVQNDANSGPFSKDQKTVSGTSLYRRRWNSLTFASMQ